Genomic segment of Candidatus Nealsonbacteria bacterium:
GATATTTTTATAGTTTTACCGCCATTGTTTGGGGCACGGAAATAGAAAGTTTCAACAAGCCGGTTATTTTAAATTTAACTTACAAGGACAATCAAATCGAAACGCTTGATGAGTTAACTCTATCTATAAATTATTGGGACTCAATTTCTTCTAAGTGGGTCGCTTTGGCTAGCGCAGTTGATTCCAGTAATAATATTTTAACTGCCACTACCACCAATTTGAATTATTTCCGGCCGACCGCCACTGCCGATAAAATATCTTTATTTACTATTTTTGGCGAAGCTAAAAAGCCAGAATCAACAACAACTGAAGAACTGGTTCAAGAAAAAGAGCCGGAAATTCCGCCAACCAGCCAAGAGAAACCAATCAGCCAGATGACCATTGAAGAATTACAAAAAAAGATTATTGAAGTTTTGAATCAGGTCAATGTTTTGAAAACCCAGCTCTCTGAAATTAAAGTCAAAAGTATTTATGAAGGAATTCCCGATAACTTTGCTTTTAAAAATAATCTTAAATACGGCCAAAATTCAGAGGAAATAAAATATCTCCAAATTATTCTTAAAAAGGAAATCGGTTCTCCTGATTATCCCGAAAGTCTCTCTGTTACCAATTGGTTCGGTCCCATTACCCGCCAATGCGTTATAAGATTTCAGGAAAAATATTCTTTTGAAATTTTAAAACCTTTGTTTTTGGAAAAAGGAACAGGATTGGTGGGGGAAAAAACAAGAGAAAAACTCAATTATTTATTGGGGAAATAGTCTTTTTTAAAAAAGAAGGGAGAAAGCAGCTTCTTCAAGAAAGAAGATTTTTTGTTATTTTTTTAAAAAATATGTTAATATAATTTTAATAAGTTTTCGGCAGTTTATTTTTTATTTTATGGCAAGAAGCAATTCTTTTAAAAAAATTTTATTTTTAGCATTATTTTTGGTTTTTTTAAGTTTACCTTTTTTTAGCTTTGCCGACGACTCTTTGGGACAGAAGAAAGAGTTTTTTATCGAGCCTTCTTATGACATTAACAACAGAGATAAAATAAGCGCAACTTTGAGAGTGAGTACAAACCAAATTTATTTTTATGTTGAAGATGAATGGTGGGATAAATTCGGAACAAGCAAGGAAGCAGAAATCAAATCGGCTCTTATTTCTCTTTCCCAGTTTTTTCAGGATAAAACTTATCCCATTTTAACTTCAACTTTCGGTTCGGAATGGAAACCCGGAATAGATAAGGACAATAGGATTGCTGTTCTTTTTCACTCAATGAAAGAAGAGGCGGCCGGTTATTTTAAAGCCAACGACGAATATCCCAAGTTACAGGCCCAGAATTCTAATGAGAGGGAAATGGTTTATTTAAATACAAAAAACATTATAAGCCCTTTGTCTAAAATTTTTCTTGCTCATGAATTTTTGCATTTGATTACCTTTAACCAAAAAGAAAAAAAATACGGCGTGACAGAAGATACTTGGCTGAATGAAGCCAGGGCCGAATATACTCCAATGCTTATTGGCCCTGACAGCGATTACCAAAAGAGCTATTTGGGAGAAAGAGTAAATATTTTTTTAGACAATCCTTCAGATTCTTTAACTGAATGGAACGGAGGTGTTGCTGATTACGGGGCCCTGAATCTTTTTACTTATTATTTAGTTGAGAAATACGGCGTTAAAATTTTAATAGACTCTCTCAATTCAAAGGAAACCGGCATAAAAAGCCTAGATGAGGTTTTAATCAAAAACGGCTTTAAAGATAATTTTTCCCGGATTTTTACCGATTGGACCCTTGCAGTGTTCGTTAACGATTGTTCTTTTGGTGAAAAATATTGTTACCAGAATAAAAGCTTAAAATTTATCCGAGTAATGCCCTCGATTAATTTTTTACCTTTTGGGTCCAAAAGTAATTTAATCGTTAACCAAAGCACGAAAGATTGGTCGGGCAATTGGGTCAAGTTTATTGGAGGAAAGGGGATTCTGAAGATTGAATTTATCGGAAAATCAGATAAATTATTTAAAATTCCTTATCTTTTAAAGGATATCTCCGGCAAATATATTCTTAACTTTTTGCAGCTTGATGAAAATCAAAAAGGGGAGATTTTAATTCCAGGATTTTTAACGGAAATCAGCTCAATTACTTTGATTCCTTCAGCCCAAAGCAAAACTTCAGGGTTTTCAAACACTGAACTTGAGACTTATTTTTCCTGGTCTGCCTCCATTGTCAGCGAACAAGAATTAAAAGAAGAATCAGACTCAATATATTTGGAAAAACCCCTTTCAAGTATGACTAAAGAAGAAATTTCAAATAAAATAGTCGAACTTGTTGAATTAATAAATCAGCTTAGAAGCCAGCTCGCCACCCTTGGGACGGATAAAGAAACAGAATCCGAGGTTCCTGTTCCTTTTCCCTGCGGAAGATTCGAAGAAGACCTTTCCTATGGATTAATAGATAGTCCTAAAGTTAACTGTCTTCAAGAGTTTCTAAAATCTCAAGGAGATGATATTTATCCCGAAGGCTTGATAACAGGAAATTTTCTTTCTTTAACCAAGTCTGCTGTTATTCGCTTTCAGGAAAAATATGCTGACAGTATATTAATTCCCTTAGGATTAAAAGAGGGGACTGGTTTTGTAGGAGTTGCAACCCGCGCCAAAATCAATGAACTTCTTCAAAATAAAAATTTTTAAAGTTATCCACAGCGTAAATTTTTCGTAGATAAACTAAAATAAAGCCATAAAGGTCGAAAAGACTAAATATTTTTTAAATTAGGTTTTATGAAAAATAAAGGTTCTTTATATTTGGGACTAACAGTTATTTCTTGTGTTTTTTTGATTACCTTGGGTTGGGTTTATTGGGTTTATGGAACCGCGATTGGAGCAAATATTAGTACCGTTGATTTTACTGCTTCCGGCAATGCCACTACTAGCGGTAATTTTGCAGTTACGGGATCCACTGTTTTGGCTACTACAACAATTGGACATGATGGAACAGCCATTAATACAATTCTGCATGGAACAATAGCCATAGACCCCCCTTCAATTGCTGCTTCTTCAACTGGAATAGGAACCGCTGCTTTAGCCAGTGCTACAGCTGATATGCAGTGTTTTATTCAAGCTCCCTGGAATTTAAATGATGATTTGGTTCCTAAGGGGTGTACAACAACTGCTGATGTAATCGGAGTTTATCTTTATAATTCTGATCAACTTAACGCGGCAATTAATGACACTTCAAAGACTTGGGGATATATTTTGGTAAAATAAAAATTAGATAAAAAAATCTAATAAAATAATGAAAACAGTCAAAATTCCCTTTTATATTCTAGGAGGATTATTTCTTCTGCTTATTTTCCCTGGTCAAATCCAAGCAGCTAATATTAGTTTTGCTTCCGATACAGAAGTCAGTTTTACCGGCGTATCGCCAATTGTTTATATTAATTCCGGTTCCGCCTGTGATTCTCTAATAGTTACCGCATCTGCCCTTAATGCTGATATTTCAGACGCTAGCAATTTTACTCTGGAAACAACAGCTCATACTATTTTAGGAGCAACTGCGTCAGGCGGAACAATAAACGTGGCTATAGATACCACTTATTTAGGTGGCGGTTATATCAGCCAATGGACAGCGAGCAGTACTCTTGCTGCAGCTACAGCAGCTTTTAGCGTAGGAGTTTCTTCTGATTCGGATTTTTATACAATAAAAGTGGACGGCTCTGTATTTAGTAATTATCAAGCTGTTGGCGGAACAGTAAGTTTTACTTATAATGGTGGTTTTTCCAGTAAGACCTTTACTATAAACTCTTTACCTAGGGGTGGTTTAGTGGGAGGCACGACCGCTCCATCTACCACCTCAGCTACAACAGCTACAACCACAACAGAGACAACAACGGTTCCAACAACCAAGCCTGTTTCTGAAATGAGCATTGAAGAGTTAAAAGCAGAAATTACAAGAATTACCGCTTTGATTCTCCAGCTTCAATCTCAATTAAGTGGTATTTCGGGAGAAGTGATTAACTGGGATTCAAGTGATTTTACTTTCAAGAACACCTTGAAATTCGGGATGGTTTTACCTGAAGTCAAATACTTGCAGCTTTTTTTGAATTCTGATTCTCAGACCAAACTTACTGATGTAGGAGTTGGTTCACCGGGAGATGAAACAAATTTTTTTGGTGTTTTAACCAAAGCCGCGGTTGTCAAATTCCAGGAAAAATACGCTTCTGAGATTCTGACACCGTTAGGATTAACCAAGGGTACTGGAATTGTTGGCAAAGCGACTATAAATAAAATAAATTCACTTCTAGGGAAATAAAAATAGATAATATTTAATTAAGACGATCCAATAACCCCTCATTAGGGAGGGGTTATTTATTTTCCAAACTTAATACTTTTTTCGCTAAAAAGGGGACGAAGTTTTTTTAGTTCGTTTAGTGGGAGCTGTGGAAAACCCCTTATTTTTATCTATATTCGAACCTATTGACACCTATTGACACCCTTTGAAGGGTGCTTTATTATAAAGAAGTATATCATAATTGGTAATTGAACAACTAACGGCGCCAGTTCTTTAATAATGGCAGTCGTTAGTTTTTATAAATAAAAATTATGCCTGAAATAAAACCAAACGAAATTTATACAACCAAAGAAACCCAGGATTTTTTGAAAATTAGTGAGAGCACGATTAAGAGAATGTTAAAACGAGGAATTATAAAGGCTTATAAGGTAGGCGGAACTTACAGAATTTGGGGAAGCGAGATATTGCAGTTAATTTCTCCAAAAGTTGAATCAAAAGTTTATAAGGCCTACGATCATCTTAGGGAAAAAACGAGAAAAACAATTGAAAAATGGTAAGCTGCTATGCCAAGAAATAAAAATAAAAAAACAGTTGTTGCAGTTTCCGGAGGATTTGACCCTATTCATATAGGGCATATTCGTTTATTTAACGAGGCCAAAAAGCTTGGAGATGAGCTGATGGTTATTTTAAATAACGACAACTGGCTTATGGAAAAGAAGGGTTTTTTATTAATGTCTGAAAAGGAACGCAAAGAGATTATAGAATCATTAAGTTCGGTTGATAGAGTTATAATTTCTAAGCATCGCAAAGGTTTTAAAGACAGAAGCGTGTGTGCAGAACTGGCGAGCTTGAAGCCTGATATTTTTGCAAACGGGGGAGACAGAGATAAAACAGATGCTCAAAAAAAATCTTCTTCTTTAAGTCCGGAACAGGCATTATGCCAAAAATTAGGAATTAAAATGGTTTTTAACGTCGGTCGAGGCGGAAAAATCCAATCGAGTTCTTGGTTGGCAAAAAAATTTCCTAAATCAATAAAAAAAATTTTTGAAATTTAATGAAACAATATATAGGTAAAAAAATCGGCATTTTGGGGTATGGGGAAGTTGGCCAGGCAATAGCTGAATTTTACCGGAATCCTCGAGTTAAGGATCTAAAAAGAGACGACGGACTAAAAGGCGTGGAAATTTTAAATATTTGCATTCCATGGAATGATAATTTTGTAAAGATAGTTAGTAAAGAAATAAAAGAAATAAAGCCAAAATTAACAATCATTCATTCTACTGTTGCTCCGGGCACTACCCAAAAAATTATTTCTGGCTTGCCCCGAGCTTGTCGAAGGGTTGTTCATAGCCCCATCAGGGGAATACATCCTAATCTTTATAAGGGGATTAAAACTTTTGTAAAATATATCGGAACCGATGATGAAAAAGCGGGAGAAACTGCAAAAAGACATTTAGAAAGTTTAGGAATTAAAACAAAAATATTTCAGCCTTCAGTAACCACTGAAATAGGAAAACTTTTTGATACGACTTATTACGGGCTTTGCATCGCTTGGCACGGAGAAATGAAAAAAATGAGCGATAAATTAGGGATAAACTTTGAAGAAGCGGTAACGAATTTCAATGAAACTTATAACGACGGCTATAAGGCGTTGGGGAAATTGAATGTTATTCGTCCCGTTCTTTATCCTCCGGAAAACGGAGTCAAGGGACATTGCATCCTTTCTAACGCGGAGATTCTTAATAAAAATTTTAAAAGCGAAGCATTGGATTTAATTCTAAAATACAAACCGAAAAATAAAAATAAAAAATAATATGGAACAGGGAAAAACAAAAAAAGCTTTAATTACGGGAGTTACCGGCCAAGACGGTTCTTATTTGGCCGAACTTTTATTAAAAAAGGGCTACGATGAGGTTCATGGTATAATTCGCAGGTCAAGCAGTTTTCATACCGGTCGGATAGAACATATTTATCAAGACCCTCACGTTGAAGGAATAAAATTATTTTTGCACTACGGGGACCTTACTGATACGGGGAATATTGAAAAATTGGTTAACAAAATAAAACCCGATGAAATATATCATTTAGGGGCAATGTCTCATGTCAGGGTCAGTTTTGATATGCCCGAATATACCGCCAACACTTCAGGACTGGGAACATTAAGGATTTTGGAAGCCATAAAAAATTCCGGCTTGCCGATAAAATTTTATCAAGCCAGTTCCAGCGAGATGTTTGGTTCCTGTCCGCCTCCTCAGAACGAAAAAACTTCTTTTCATCCCAGAAGTCCCTATGCTTGTGCCAAAGTTTTTGCTTATCATACGGTCAGACTTTACAGAGAAGCTTATGGAATATTTGCTTCTAACGGCATTCTTTTTAATCACGAATCTCACAGAAGGGGAGAAACATTTGTCACCAGAAAAATAACCCGAGGAATTGCCAGAATTAAAGCCGGATTAGACAAGAAGATTTATTTAGGTAATTTAGAAGCGAGGAGAGACTGGGGTTTTACTCCGGAATATGTTTATGCAATGTATTTAATTCTTCAACATTCAACGCCCGATGATTTTGTTGTTGCTACCGGAGAGAGTCATTCCGTAAGAGAATTTTTAGAAGAGGCCTTTAATTACTCCGGCTTGGGAGACTGGAAACAATATGTAGAAATTGACCCCAGATATTTCAGGCCATCTGAAGTTGAAGTTTTGATTGGCGACGCCAGTAAAGCAAAAGAAAAAATCGGCTGGGAATCAAAGATTAAATTTAAAGATTTGGTTAAAATTATGGTTGATGCTGATTTGAAATTTCATAATTTGGCGCTTCCTGGAGAAGGAGAAAAGGTTTTAAAAGAAAAATTTCCCGAGAAATGGTGGGGAATAGATTAATTTTTTTGAAAGCGAATTTTAAAAATATCTTATCAGTTAATAAAAATATGATCAAAGCATCAAAAACAAAATTAGATAACGTGCTGTTATTCCAGTTTGAGCATTTTGAGGACCATAGAGGGACATATGCGCCGGTCTATCATAAAGAAGATTATGCTGCGGTTATGAAAAAGGAACTGGGCAAGGAAGTAGAATTTATAGAGGACGATTATGCTTTCTCGCGGAAAAATGTTTTGAGGGGAATTCATGGAGATAATAGAACTTGGAAACTGGTGACATGCATGTTTGGTAGTTTTTATATTGTGGTGGTCAATTGCGATGAAAAATCGGATAATTTCGGGAAATGGGAAAGTTTTGTTTTATCAAGAGAAAACGGTAAACAAATTTTGATTCCCCCGAAATATGGTAACGCCTACTTGATTTTAAGTGATGAAGCAATTTTTCATTATAAGCAGTCCTGTTATTATCAGGGGTCAGAAAAACAATTTACATATAAATATAATGATCCTCGATTTAATATCCGATGGCCGGTCAAAAACCCAATACTTTCCAAAAGGGATGAAACAGGGATATAAATTAAAATAATGAAAATAACAATAGAAAAAATTAAAAGAAAATCTATTGAAATGCCGAGAAATTTTTTCTTATTTAAAGTAGGGCCTATTCTTCGTTTTTTAAAAAAACGTCCGTTACCCGAAAATTCCGATAGAAAAATTTTAATTCATATAGGTTGCGGAGATTTTAACGATTCAAGATATATCAATGTGGATACCAGGTCGGGATGGCATATTCATCATAAAGATTCAGTCGAAAATATCAATAAAATATTTCCCGAAAATTATGCCGATTTGATATATGCCTGCATGGTTTTGGAGCACGTGTCTTACTTGAAGCTTTCTGAGGTTTTCAAAAATTTATACAAATCATTAAAAACCGGAGGAGTTTTACGGGTGTCCGTTCCGAATTTCGATGTTATTTTAGAAATGTATAAAGAAACAAAGTCCATCGAAGGAATCACGCCTCCTTTGATGGGAGGACAAGGATATGCCGATAATTTTCATTATTCGGTTTTTAATGAAAAATTTCTAAGAGAACTATTTGTAAAAAACGGCTTTAAAGATGTAAAGAGTTGGATTCCGGGCGCGGCTCTTTATCATAATTTTAACGATTGGTCAGGAAGAAGGTTTCCCCTCGGAGGCAAGGAATGGGAAATCAGTTTAAATATCGAAGCTGTAAAGTAATAATTATTAATTTTTCATATTTTTATTATGCAAAAAAAAATCATACCCCAAACCGAACCCTTTTTGGGCAAAGAGGAGTTAAAAGAAGTTTCCGATTGCATAAAAGCCAAATGGATAAGCGGAGGCCCTAAACTGAAAAAGTTTCAGGAAAAAATTGCAAAAATTTGTGGTGTAAAACACGCAATCGGGGTCTGCAACGGAACCCAGGCTTTATATGTGGGATTAAAAATTTTGGGGATTGGTTCCGGAGACGAAGTAATCGTTCCCGATTTTACCTTTATTGCTTCGGCGAACGCGGTAATTTGGGCCGGAGGAACGCCGGTTTTTGTCGATATTGATGCAAAAACTTTTAACATTAACCCTGAAAAAATCGAAGAAGTTATAACCCCAAAGACAAAAGCCATTATGCCGGTTCATATTTACGGCCAGTCGGCCGATATGGGCAGGATTATGGAAATTGCCAAGAAACATAATTTATTTGTGATTGAAGATGCGGCTCAGGGGATTATGGTAAGTTTTCAGGGGAAACCGGTGGGGGGATTTGGCGATGTCGGCTGCATGTCTTTTTATGCCGATAAAGTTCTGACAACAGGCGAGGGTGGAATGGTTCTGACAAATAACGATGAATTATTTAAAAAAGCCACCATTCTTTTAAACCAGGGCAGAACCGGCCGGGGATGGTATATCCACGACTACATGGGTTATAATTTTCGTTTAACCGACCTTCAGGCTGCTGTCGGCTTGGCTCAGATAAAAAAGTTGCCTGACATTATCAGTAAAAGAAATAAAATAGAAAAACTTTATCAAAAATATTTGGCCGGAGTAAAAGGCATTAAATTTCCATATGTTGATCCTAGGGGGAAAAGAGTTCCCTGGAGAATGATTATTTTGGTTGAAAAGCCAAAAGAGCTTTCGGAATTTTTAGATAAAGAAGGTATTAAAACCGTCAGGACTTTTTATCCGTTGCACCTTCAGCCTTGTTATAATATCGCCGGTGATTTTCCTAATTCTTTTTTTGCCTACGAAAAAATTTTGCGGTTACCTTCCGCGACCGCTTTGACCGAAAGGGAAGTTCGGTACGTTTGCGATAAGATTAAATTATTTTTTAAAAAAACCGGTAAAAAATAATTTTATGAAATTAGAGGCTTTAAGCAATGTTAAAAAATTTTTATTTGACAACACCACGGTCAGGCAGACGATTTCCAAGAATTATTTCTGGCTGATAGCTGGAGCGGGAATTAATAAATTATTGAAAATGGTTTTGATAATTTATGCCGCCCGAATTCTCGGAGTTACCGAATACGGAAAATTCAGTTTCGCATTGGCTTTTGTTTCATTGTTTATCGTTTTTCATGATTTCGGTTTGCCGGCTACCATTACCCGAGAGTTTGCCAGAGAAAAAGAGAAAGAAAAAGAATTTTATTCCGTTCTTTCTTTCACGGCTTTACTGGCGGTGGTGGCGTTGACTTTAATTTTATCGGGTTCTTTTTTTATAACTCAAGACCCGGGCATAAGGATAATAATTTTAATTCTAGCTCTTTTTAGCCTGATCAACGGTTTCGCAGTGGTTTTCTACGCTTTTTTTCAGGCGCGGCAAAGAATGGAGTATCAAATGTGGGCTGAAACATTGCAATCGATATTGGTAGTTGGAATGGGTTTATTCGTTCTTTTTAAAATGCCTTCGGTTGAAAATTTCAGTTACAGTTATCTGTTCGCGGCGATTATTTCTTTTATTTTTGTTTTGTTTTTTTTCAATTTTAAAATTTTTCCGTTAAGAATTTGTTGGGAAAAATCAGTTTGGAAAAAATTTTTTATCATGGCTTTGCCTTTAGGTTTAGCGGGCTCTTTTGGTTCCCTTTACAGTTATACCGATTCGGTAATCATGGGTTATCTTGGCATGATTAACGAGACGGGCTGGTATAACGCGGCGTATAGAATTTCTTTTACAGCATTCATTTTTATCGGCTTAATTTCTTCAAGTTTTTATCCCGTTTTGAGTGAAAATTTTAGAAAATCAAAAGAAATGCTGCAAAAAGTCTGGAATTATGAGATAGAAATAATAATTATTTTGGTATTTCTTTTTGTTACCGGCGGGATAGTTCTCGCTTCAAAGATTATTAATTTTGCTTACGGGCCGGCCTTTTTCCCTTCAATCTTAGCTTTTCAAATTTTAATTGTTACTACGGGGATAACCTTGTTTTACACAACCTTGAAAGATTTATTAATCGTCGCCAATTTGCAAAAAAAGTTTTTTATCGCCATCGCCGCGGGGGCGATAATAAATATTATTTTAAATTTAATTCTAATTCCGCGTTACAGCCTTTACGGTTCGGCGGTTGCCACAACAATAACCCATTCTCTGATTTTAATTACGTTGGCCATTTTCATTTTAAAATATACTTCTATTCGGCTTTCCATCAGGAAAGTCGGGTTGACCGCATTAATTTCGTTAATTTCAAGTTTTGCGATGTATTTTATTATTTCCCGACCCGAAATTTATAATCTTAATGTTTTTATTTCTATTATTATCGGGGCTGCCATATACTTCTTGGCATTTTTTTCTTTAAGGTATTCATTTAAAAAGTTACTTTTATGTCTAAACTAAAAATTATTACAATAGTCGGTGATTCACTGTCTATGGTCAGGTCCGGCAAAGAAATTTTTAATTTTTATCAAGACACGTACCCTTTTTTATTACAAGAATTGCTTTGGATTGATAACTATCTTGTGGTTTTAAGAAGCCGCATAAGAAATAATGTTTTAACCGAATCCCTGAAGGAAAATCTCGAAGAAGATGTTTTGTTTAATAACTCCAGGTATGTCGTTTTGCACTTGGGGATTGTCGACTGCGCACCGAGGGCGTTTAGTCTAATGCAGGAAAGAATTTTATACGTTTTCAGTCAAACATCGGTTTTAAAATATTTTTCAAGATTAGCTTGGTGGTTTCAGTCAAGATACAGAAGATTTTTTACAAAATATTTTCCAAAAACTTATGTTTCAGAAGAAGAATTCAGGGAAAAATTCAGTTTTATTGTTCGGGAAATTAAAAATAAGGCAAAGCCTAAAAAAGTTTTTGTTATAAATATCGCCGACACAAACGACAAGAATAAATTAAAATCTTTTAATTTTGAGAAAAATATCTTAAATTACAATAAAATTATCGAAGATTTGGTTGCGGGAAATAAAGATTTCTGTGAACTAATAGACTTATACTCTCAAACAAAAAATAAAAAAGAATTTCTTTGGGAAGACGGCATTCATTTGATGAAGGGAGCGCACGATTATTTGGCGCAAACTTTATGCGAAAAAATAAAAAAAGAAGAGCAATTAAATCAGTAGATTTTTTAAAGATGAAAAAAACTATAAAAAAATGATAACATCGTAATATAATTAAGGCCATGAATAAAAAAACAAAAGGCAAGGTATTGCTTGTATATCCGAATTGCGAAGGTTCCGGCGGTATTCCTAACGGTTTAGCGCTTCTTTCCGGGTGCCTGAAAACAGCCGGTTTTGAAATAAAATGCTTTGACACCACTTTTTTAAATTCACCTCCGTTAACTTTTTTTTACAGAGAAAAGCATGGAGGAATGATGAAGGCCGAGTATAAAAAATTTTGGGGAGAATGGACTCCTGAGCTTGCCAAGCAAATACCCGATTTATTTAAAAAAACTATTGAAGAATTTCAACCCGATTTGATTGCCGTTAATATTATCGATG
This window contains:
- a CDS encoding SGNH/GDSL hydrolase family protein, translated to MSKLKIITIVGDSLSMVRSGKEIFNFYQDTYPFLLQELLWIDNYLVVLRSRIRNNVLTESLKENLEEDVLFNNSRYVVLHLGIVDCAPRAFSLMQERILYVFSQTSVLKYFSRLAWWFQSRYRRFFTKYFPKTYVSEEEFREKFSFIVREIKNKAKPKKVFVINIADTNDKNKLKSFNFEKNILNYNKIIEDLVAGNKDFCELIDLYSQTKNKKEFLWEDGIHLMKGAHDYLAQTLCEKIKKEEQLNQ